The following are encoded in a window of Megalops cyprinoides isolate fMegCyp1 chromosome 16, fMegCyp1.pri, whole genome shotgun sequence genomic DNA:
- the znf185 gene encoding zinc finger protein 185, which translates to MSAEGDRQSVFRTTKVRTTLKGDNSWINRRSEPNPEPEEKPWMAEVRATRMNGASTETSPVTSPTSPTPPSPAASRPRPASTGYLIRGVFTKMDTNKPPSPSTSNGVSGSPSAFTPKKPSDSYKRIAPHSVRPASESSAPAEPTLSPEEFDKRTEAASSILRGSATRQRSYVLSAAKKYETTEKSESPLSPSFKDTPSFIATRVVINDEDDSATTKAAKEVTPHVPTAQDKAPVSTQRSSGPAADMLTTLSNTLTSTTTSTSSPVKTQKTPEPKPPVQSSPVAEPTPEPSKDLGNDDLLALTESPEALVDPFPSSTDSPSQDLLTGSDSPLDHKTEGTLDELADDVIPIDTGVDSLSSDRSWRGASQLPTDEKLARTPSPEAPVDPLPSGTDFLSQDLLTGPESEAEQKTTSDDPSSTQSVTTSITKTSLIDTFDPIPKTKTETPKSSSDLISLLESDKPKTTEISAMDLLDSFPEETTKSSTEPLSPLSNGEVNASSKSREDSVSDDALDALADDVIPFNTDAKSLSTDELSESKLKDTPSTEQGHEEPEEEEEDDAEDDRQTITVTFERKSSENDSPWDRWTTPTINLQETETVEERETETKSTPPSSIESYETHSKALESASQEVSAPDSPESKKGFVYVKEYINSTELAKHNTTVGHDGGADYVSSSSTSYSYSSPSSISRGASSNCTYCGEHVGSEGKITIEDLNIYCHPGCFKCGVCSRPMGDLLYNMFLHGGVVHCESCYSNVL; encoded by the exons ATGTCAGCAG AGGGGGACAGACAGTCTGTTTTTCGGACCACAAAGGTTCGAACAACATTGAAGGGAGACAACAGCTGGATAAATCGGCGCTCTGAGCCAAATCCAGAGCCGGAGGAGAAACCATG gatGGCAGAGGTTCGAGCCACACGTATGAATGGCGCCTCAACAGAGACCAGCCCTGTGACCTCTCCCACTTCTCCTACCCCACCCTCACCGGCTGCTTCTAG ACCCAGACCAGCATCTACAGGATACCTGATCAG AGGAGTTTTCACGAAGATGGACACCAATAAGCCGCCATCGCCGTCTACATCCAATGGTGTCAG TGGTTCCCCCAGTGCCTTCACCCCTAAGAAGCCCAGTGACTCCTACAAGAGAAT agCCCCTCACTCTGTCCGACCAGCATCAGAAAGCTCTGCTCCGGCTGAGCCAACTCTGTCCCCTGAGGAATTCGACAAACG GACCGAAGCAGCCAGCAGCATTCTCAGAGGTTCAGCAACACGACAGCGCTCCTATGTCCTCTCAGCAGCCAAGAAATATGA GACCACAGAAAAATCAGAGAGCCCGCTGTCCCCCAGTTTCAAAGACACTCCATCATTCATTGCTACAAG GGTGGTGATTAATGATGAGGATGACAGTGCCACTACTAAGGCTGCGAAGGAGGTCACACCTCATGTCCCCACCGCACAGGACAAAGCCCCTGTTTCCACGCAACGGTCCAG cGGCCCTGCAGCAGACATGCTGACAACCCTGTCGAACACGCTGACCTCTACCACCACCAGCACATCCAG tccagtgaaaacacagaagaCTCCGGAGCCAAAGCCCCCTGTCCAAAGCAG TCCTGTGGCTGAACCAACCCCAGAGCCCAGCAAAGACCTTGGGAATGATGACCTCCTCGCACTCACTGAGAG TCCTGAGGCCTTGGTGGATCCTTTCCCCAGTAGTACAGACTCCCCGAGTCAGGACCTCCTCACTGGCTCAGACAG CCCATTGGACCACAAGACGGAGGGCACATTGGACGAGCtagctgatgatgtcatcccGATCGACACTGGTGTAGACag CCTCAGCTCGGATCGATCTTGGAGAGGTGCCAGTCAGTTACCCACAGATGAAAAGCTGGCACGCACACCAAG CCCTGAAGCCCCAGTGGATCCTCTCCCCAGTGGGACAGACTTCCTGAGTCAGGATCTCCTTACTGGGCCTGAAAG TGAGGCAGAGCAGAAGACGACTTCGGATGACCCGAGCAGCACGCAGTCTGTCACCACATCAATCACCAAAACCAG CTTGATTGACACATTTGATCCCATTCCAAAGACTAAGACTGAGACTCCCAAGAG CTCTTCAGATCTTATCTCCCTATTGGAGTCGGACAAGCCCAAAACCACCGAGATCAG CGCCATGGACCTGCTGGACTCCTTTCCAGAGGAAACCACAAAGAG CTCCACAGAGCCTCTGTCTCCACTGAGTAATGGAGAGGTGAATGCCAGCTCCAAATCCAG ggAGGATAGTGTATCAGACGATGCTCTCGATGCCcttgctgatgatgtcattcccTTCAATACAGATGCTAAGAG CCTCAGTACTGATGAGCTGTCTGAGAGCAAACTCAAGGATACTCCCAGCACAGAACAGGG GCATGAGGAGCccgaggaggaagaagaagatgatgCCGAAGATGACCGGCAGACCATCACAGTCACATTTGAGAGGAA ATCCTCAGAAAACGACTCGCCCTGGGACAGGTGGACAACACCCACCATAAACTTACAAGAAACTGAGACTGTGGAGGAGAG agaaacagagacaaagagcaCACCACCATCTTCCATTGAGAG CTATGAAACTCACTCCAAGGCCTTGGAAAGTGCCAGCCAAGAGGTCAGCGCACCAGACTCACCAGAATCCAAAAA GGGTTTTGTGTATGTTAAGGAGTACATCAACTCCACAGAGCTggccaaacacaacacaactgtTGGCCATGATGGAGg AGCTGACTATGTGTCCTCAAGCTCCACCAGCTACTCCTACAGCAGCCCTTCTTCCATTTCCAG GGGAGCCTCGAGTAACTGCACATACTGTGGCGAGCATGTTGGGAGTGAGGGAAAAATCACCATTGAAGACCTAAACATCTACTGTCACCCTGGCTGCTTCAAG tgtggggtgtgCAGCAGGCCCATGGGAGACCTGCTGTACAACATGTTCCTGCATGGCGGAGTTGTCCACTGTGAAAGCTGCTACTCCAATGTCCTCTAG
- the fut11 gene encoding alpha-(1,3)-fucosyltransferase 11, translating into MATQGRKVAVLWFWLLCVAPCCSQEPVDPGDREAFQPQSALSDMEFTTVSSYRGPGNNDSRSNKELPILLWWSAGLFPHFPGDRERIDCAHSSCLVTRNRKVQLHRRTVSIIFYGTDFRAYEAPLPRLPHQTWALFHEESPMNNYVLSHSPGIRLFNYTATFRRESDYPLTLQWLPSLEYLLSPTAVSLQEKNRWRRAGLAPVLYMQSHCDVPSDRDRYVQELMTYIEVDSYGKCLNNKPLPERLEDTGTATGEDSQFMSFVARYKFHLAMENGLCLDYMTEKLWRPLHQGCVPVYRGSSSVADWLPNDHSAILIDDFPSPRELAEYLRALDSDDSEYARFLEYKDPGHVTNTRLLEGLQNREWGVNDMSKPNYLNGFECFVCDQENQRLAGQRAHRRAPEQHPLPPPRMASSSHMGCPLPTPGYGNIEDIPSSDGWLQMWPQDYWQSLDQAEGLVSLLQHNESDPSLLWHHIQELAVKRTRGH; encoded by the exons ATGGCTACTCAGGGCAGGAAGGTGGCTGTCCTGTGGTTTTGGCTGCTGTGTGTAGCTCCTTGCTGTTCTCAGGAGCCAGTGGACCCAGGGGATAGAGAGGCCTTCCAGCCCCAGAGCGCTCTATCTGACATGGAGTTCACCACAGTGAGCTCGTACCGTGGCCCTGGAAACAACGACTCGCGCAGCAACAAGGAGCTGCCCATCCTGCTGTGGTGGAGTGCGGGCCTGTTCCCGCACTTCCCCGGTGACAGAGAGCGGATTGACTGTGCCCACTCGTCCTGTCTGGTCACACGCAACCGCAAAGTGCAGCTTCACCGCCGCACCGTCTCCATCATCTTCTACGGGACAGACTTCCGGGCGTATGAGGCCCCCCTACCCCGACTACCCCACCAGACCTGGGCGCTGTTCCACGAGGAGTCACCCATGAACAACTATGTCCTGTCACACAGCCCTGGGATCCGGCTCTTCAACTACACCGCCACCTTCCGCAGGGAATCGGACTACCCCCTGACGCTGCAGTGGCTGCCCTCGCTCGAATACCTGCTGAGCCCGACCGCCGTCTCGCTTCAGGAGAAGAACCGTTGGCGCAGGGCGGGGCTGGCCCCAGTGCTCTACATGCAGTCCCACTGCGACGTCCCCTCCGACCGCGACCGTTACGTTCAGGAGCTCATGACGTACATAGAG GTTGACTCGTATGGGAAGTGCCTCAACAACAAGCCCCTGCCCGAGCGTCTGGAGGACACTGGCACGGCGACAGGAGAGGACAGCCAGTTCATGAGTTTCGTTGCCCGCTACAAGTTCCACTTGGCGATGGAGAATGGCCTGTGCCTGGACTACATGACGGAGAAGCTGTGGCGGCCGCTCCACCAGGGCTGTGTGCCTGTTTACCGTGGGTCGTCCTCTGTGGCTGACTGGCTGCCTAACGACCACTCCGCCATTCTCATCGACGACTTCCCTTCCCCCCGTGAGCTCGCCGAGTATCTTCGAGCTCTGGACAGTGACGACAGCGAATACGCCCGCTTCCTGGAGTATAAGGACCCGGGGCATGTCACCAACACTCGCCTGCTGGAAGGGCTGCAGAACCGGGAGTGGGGTGTGAATGACATGAGCAAGCCCAACTACCTCAACGGCTTTGAGTGCTTCGTGTGTGATCAGGAAAACCAGCGGTTGGCGGGCCAGCGAGCCCATCGTCGGGCTCCCGaacagcaccccctccccccacccaggATGGCCAGCAGCTCCCACATGGGCTGCCCTCTACCCACCCCTGGTTACGGAAATATTGAGGACATTCCCTCCAGTGATGG CTGGCTGCAAATGTGGCCACAGGACTACTGGCAGAGCCTGGATCAGGCAGAGGGTCTGGTTTCTCTGCTCCAGCACAATGAATCGGACCCTTCGCTGCTGTGGCACCACATCCAGGAGCTTGCAGTGAAGAGGACAAGGGGTCATTGA